From the genome of Candidatus Nealsonbacteria bacterium, one region includes:
- a CDS encoding NUDIX domain-containing protein, which yields MKKERFKLIASVYLVLIKDNKVLLSRRYNTGYFDGNYSFPAGHIDGNENLKQGLVREIKEEIGINLDPQYLELIHVMNRKIPDDERLDFFFTTKKWQGGPKIMEPEKCDDLRWFDLDNLPKNIVPYIRQAINSILNNIIYSEREGYEKEI from the coding sequence ATGAAAAAAGAAAGATTTAAACTAATAGCATCGGTCTATCTAGTTTTAATAAAAGATAATAAAGTCCTTCTCTCGCGGAGATACAATACGGGATATTTCGATGGTAATTATAGTTTTCCCGCGGGGCACATTGATGGGAATGAAAACTTAAAACAGGGTTTGGTTAGAGAAATAAAGGAAGAAATAGGTATCAATCTGGATCCACAATATTTAGAGTTAATTCATGTAATGAATAGAAAGATACCAGATGATGAGCGGTTAGATTTCTTTTTTACTACTAAGAAATGGCAGGGGGGGCCCAAAATTATGGAGCCAGAAAAGTGCGATGATTTGAGGTGGTTTGACCTTGATAATCTACCAAAGAATATAGTCCCCTACATTAGGCAGGCAATTAATTCTATTTTGAACAATATAATTTACAGCGAGCGCGAAGGATATGAAAAAGAAATATA